One segment of Niabella beijingensis DNA contains the following:
- a CDS encoding TraB/GumN family protein, protein MNRFKYFIARSGLLFMLTALTLSATFLNAQEARSMLWKISGNNLSAPSYLLGTMHMVCGEDFEITPKIKKALSQVHTVTFEADIANMEGSEKLMELVQPVPGILKQARPEQLTALDSLFKENQLTLDVLNHMSPFGVTSILTIKAFNCDDRANVKMMEKELYNLAVDDSLRIDHLESIEFQINMIRSMNTIDELLTTLKGIREAPYFMKDLVGVYRSEDLPRLNTLMSDPRFISTDQQSLLLKERNHNWIKLLPGKMQQSATLFAVGAGHLGGTDGLIALLKKQGYTVTPVFD, encoded by the coding sequence ATGAACCGATTTAAATATTTTATTGCCAGAAGTGGCCTCTTGTTTATGCTTACAGCGTTAACGCTCTCTGCCACTTTTCTAAACGCGCAGGAAGCCCGCTCAATGCTTTGGAAGATCAGCGGTAATAACCTTTCAGCGCCCTCCTACCTGCTGGGCACCATGCATATGGTTTGCGGGGAAGATTTTGAAATAACACCCAAGATTAAAAAAGCACTCAGTCAGGTACATACGGTAACTTTTGAAGCAGATATTGCCAACATGGAAGGATCTGAAAAACTGATGGAGCTGGTGCAACCCGTACCCGGTATTCTGAAACAGGCCCGGCCGGAACAACTGACCGCACTCGATAGTCTGTTTAAAGAGAACCAGCTCACGCTGGATGTATTGAATCATATGTCTCCCTTTGGCGTTACGTCCATTTTAACAATAAAGGCCTTTAACTGCGATGACAGGGCCAATGTAAAAATGATGGAAAAAGAACTCTATAACCTGGCTGTAGACGATTCCCTGCGCATCGATCACCTGGAATCCATCGAATTCCAGATCAATATGATCCGCTCCATGAACACGATCGACGAATTATTGACGACATTGAAAGGCATCAGGGAAGCGCCCTATTTCATGAAGGACCTGGTGGGCGTGTATCGATCGGAAGACCTGCCCCGGTTAAACACATTAATGAGCGATCCCCGGTTTATAAGCACTGATCAGCAAAGCCTGCTGCTAAAAGAACGTAATCACAACTGGATAAAGCTGCTGCCCGGAAAAATGCAGCAATCAGCCACACTGTTCGCCGTTGGCGCCGGACACCTCGGCGGTACCGATGGTCTGATCGCCCTGCTGAAAAAACAAGGCTATACCGTTACGCCTGTTTTTGACTGA
- a CDS encoding ABC transporter ATP-binding protein — MSKPFTKTLNLVNIVKQLWPFVKPYRTMILGTLGLTLIGSLAAQVNPLILKYTVDHVDTLLQVPDPMQEGMRLLLYISIILFTKELVNIFIQFGQKFYGEKIRINVSNRLSEAAIEKILSYGMAFYAAPENQSGRLQTRIDRGVESLTRLVQNFFIDILPLFSNALLALVIMYMANVSVGVVATVILPAYFYVSSRQAKKLQGVRRQLRRGRENKNNGLLNLIESITVIKSFAREPYEEKKQLEIQDQLTQDQLYTRKTNFRYDGIKSFIEQIGVVLIIILTTYLVLDHQISIGAIMLHIMLFNNVSAPIRQLHRIYDEVNDAFVYAEAYFQILDAEEATEQSGSYTEEVVKGDFEMQQVNFTYPNGTKALHDITLKIEGGKTTALVGLSGAGKSTILNLLNKFYVPDNGTIVLDGVGLNDYDNTILRGEIGLVLQKNHIFKGSIEDNIRYGKMNATKEEIIAAAQKAYLHDQIMELPLQYNSDAQLLSGGQQQRIAIARLFLKDPPVIFLDEPTASLDAIATEQIKNSLDAIKKNRTVVIISHSISQIIDADMIYVLKQGHVVESGTHEQLIGLNGTYREIFNASARSLNISRIAQSLN, encoded by the coding sequence ATGTCCAAACCCTTTACAAAAACACTCAATCTGGTAAATATTGTAAAACAGCTCTGGCCGTTTGTAAAGCCATACCGGACGATGATCCTGGGCACACTGGGACTCACACTGATCGGGTCGCTTGCCGCCCAGGTAAACCCGCTCATTCTCAAGTATACAGTAGATCATGTAGATACCCTGCTGCAGGTACCGGACCCGATGCAGGAAGGAATGCGGCTGCTGCTGTATATCTCCATCATCCTCTTTACCAAAGAGCTGGTCAATATCTTTATCCAGTTCGGACAAAAATTTTACGGCGAAAAAATACGGATCAATGTCAGTAACCGCCTTTCGGAAGCGGCTATTGAAAAGATACTTTCCTACGGGATGGCCTTCTATGCGGCCCCCGAAAACCAGTCCGGCAGACTGCAAACAAGGATCGATCGCGGCGTGGAAAGTCTTACCCGCCTGGTTCAGAACTTCTTCATCGACATCCTGCCCCTGTTCTCCAATGCGTTGCTGGCACTGGTGATCATGTATATGGCCAATGTTTCGGTAGGCGTGGTAGCTACGGTTATCCTGCCTGCTTATTTTTACGTAAGCAGCCGGCAGGCAAAAAAACTGCAGGGAGTGCGCCGGCAGTTGCGGCGCGGCAGGGAGAATAAGAACAACGGACTGCTGAACCTGATCGAATCGATCACCGTTATCAAAAGCTTTGCCCGTGAACCCTACGAAGAAAAGAAACAGCTGGAGATCCAGGATCAGCTTACCCAGGACCAGCTATATACCCGTAAAACAAATTTTCGTTACGATGGTATAAAGTCTTTTATCGAACAGATCGGGGTGGTGCTCATCATTATCCTTACCACCTACCTGGTACTGGACCACCAGATCAGCATCGGCGCCATTATGCTGCACATCATGCTGTTCAATAATGTGTCTGCCCCGATCCGCCAGCTGCACCGCATCTACGACGAGGTAAATGATGCCTTTGTTTATGCAGAAGCCTATTTCCAGATCCTGGATGCAGAAGAAGCTACCGAACAATCCGGATCCTATACGGAAGAAGTGGTAAAGGGTGACTTTGAAATGCAGCAGGTAAACTTCACCTATCCGAACGGCACAAAAGCACTGCATGATATCACCCTGAAAATCGAAGGCGGTAAAACCACGGCACTGGTAGGGCTGAGCGGTGCCGGCAAAAGCACCATACTCAACCTGCTCAATAAGTTTTATGTTCCCGACAATGGTACCATCGTCCTGGATGGAGTCGGTCTGAACGACTACGACAATACGATATTACGCGGGGAGATCGGCCTGGTACTGCAAAAGAACCATATATTCAAAGGCTCGATCGAAGACAATATCCGGTACGGAAAAATGAATGCTACAAAAGAAGAGATCATTGCTGCTGCTCAAAAAGCTTACCTGCACGATCAGATCATGGAGCTTCCGCTTCAGTACAACAGCGATGCACAGCTGCTCAGCGGCGGACAGCAGCAACGCATCGCCATCGCCCGCCTTTTCTTAAAAGATCCGCCGGTCATTTTCCTGGATGAGCCTACGGCAAGCCTGGATGCCATTGCAACCGAACAGATAAAGAACAGCCTGGATGCCATTAAAAAGAACCGGACCGTTGTCATCATCTCTCATTCCATTTCACAGATCATTGATGCCGATATGATCTATGTACTGAAGCAGGGACATGTGGTCGAATCCGGCACACATGAGCAGCTCATCGGATTGAACGGAACCTATCGCGAAATATTCAACGCTTCCGCACGCAGTCTTAATATCTCCAGGATCGCCCAATCGCTTAACTAG
- a CDS encoding DUF1801 domain-containing protein, which produces MAVQKQEIKTVAAYLEQVPEPYRLALQRLREVILAHLPKGYAEVISYGMIGYVVPHAIYPDGYHCTPALPLPFMNIASQKSGLVLYHMGLYADAGLIHWFVTEYERVTGKKPDMGKSCIRFKKPDQLPFELIGVLAGKMPVDDWIRLYEKNLLPKSRRSSKI; this is translated from the coding sequence TTGGCTGTTCAAAAACAGGAAATCAAAACCGTTGCGGCCTACCTGGAACAGGTGCCCGAACCGTACCGGCTGGCGCTGCAACGGCTGCGGGAGGTGATCCTGGCGCACTTGCCAAAAGGATATGCAGAGGTCATCAGCTATGGAATGATCGGCTATGTGGTGCCACATGCAATTTATCCGGACGGGTACCACTGCACGCCTGCATTGCCATTGCCCTTTATGAACATTGCCTCCCAGAAAAGCGGACTGGTACTTTATCATATGGGCTTATATGCTGACGCAGGTTTAATACATTGGTTCGTAACCGAATACGAACGTGTGACAGGAAAAAAGCCGGATATGGGCAAAAGCTGTATCCGGTTTAAAAAACCGGACCAGCTGCCGTTTGAGCTGATCGGTGTACTTGCGGGAAAAATGCCGGTGGATGACTGGATCCGGCTGTATGAGAAAAACCTGCTACCAAAAAGCCGCAGGTCCTCAAAAATATGA
- a CDS encoding DeoR/GlpR family DNA-binding transcription regulator, translating to MLKKERQAYILHRLDLHNKVLSAKLCVDMNVSEDTVRRDLQELAEAGRLIKVHGGALSLAFNEVHFTASPVYSQTQKAIIAQKAIGLIKEQMYVLTSGGTTILELAKRLPPQLRATFITGSIPVLNAYIAHPNINVVVVGDKVNKESKITVGASAIAKIKEVNADLCILGTNAIDLRRGITDSDWEVVELKKAMVAASARTVCLTIAEKLNSFEALQVCTLKQIDYLITELDPEDELLQPYVDAGITVL from the coding sequence GTGTTAAAGAAAGAACGACAGGCATACATACTTCACCGGCTGGATCTGCACAATAAAGTACTCAGTGCCAAGCTTTGTGTTGATATGAATGTATCCGAAGACACTGTACGCAGGGATCTGCAGGAGCTTGCGGAGGCGGGGAGGCTGATCAAAGTGCATGGCGGAGCGCTTTCACTGGCTTTTAATGAAGTGCATTTTACTGCCAGTCCGGTGTACTCCCAAACGCAGAAAGCCATTATTGCGCAGAAGGCGATCGGGCTGATCAAAGAACAGATGTATGTGCTGACGAGCGGGGGGACCACCATCCTGGAGCTGGCCAAGCGGCTGCCGCCCCAGCTCAGGGCAACATTTATAACGGGGAGTATTCCCGTGCTGAACGCGTATATCGCCCATCCGAACATCAATGTGGTGGTGGTGGGTGACAAGGTGAATAAGGAATCAAAGATCACTGTGGGCGCCAGTGCCATTGCCAAGATCAAGGAAGTGAATGCGGATCTGTGCATCCTGGGAACCAATGCCATCGATCTGCGGCGGGGCATTACCGACAGCGACTGGGAGGTGGTGGAGCTGAAGAAGGCAATGGTAGCGGCTTCCGCCAGAACCGTTTGCCTGACGATCGCCGAGAAGCTGAACTCCTTTGAAGCCCTGCAGGTATGCACGCTGAAGCAGATCGACTACCTGATAACGGAACTGGATCCGGAAGACGAGCTGTTGCAACCTTATGTAGACGCCGGGATTACTGTTTTATAA
- a CDS encoding DUF6515 family protein — protein MNSNFIKFGMFLLGASLLLAIDSFGQYRRYPQRVYRSYHYHRAPRVSVGIGGVFGWPAPYYRYGYGPNVGVSVGIALPPIGATIYALPPGSRRVYYGGVPYYYRNNTYYTERDKGRYEVVAPPLGATSERLPNGARMRKIDGTTYYEYNGTYYKPDLDDNGDRIYVVVGRNGELNTGDAASATRSDNAYPGDYENNDGDETDAEAPYDAADAAGDTDDTTTGNAYYNHPQVGDQFDQLPKNSQAVTVDGKKQYRSPAGTYYKEVTIEGKLLYEVVRSK, from the coding sequence ATGAACAGCAATTTTATAAAATTTGGCATGTTCCTGCTGGGTGCCAGTCTTTTGCTGGCTATTGACAGTTTTGGGCAATACCGGCGCTACCCGCAGCGTGTTTACAGAAGCTACCACTACCACCGCGCACCTCGGGTTTCTGTGGGTATCGGTGGGGTTTTTGGCTGGCCGGCGCCTTATTACCGGTACGGCTACGGACCAAATGTGGGTGTTTCAGTAGGTATCGCCCTTCCGCCGATCGGAGCCACGATCTATGCCCTTCCTCCCGGATCACGGAGGGTTTATTATGGCGGCGTGCCTTACTACTACAGAAACAATACCTATTATACGGAACGCGATAAGGGCAGATATGAAGTAGTGGCCCCTCCGCTTGGAGCAACTTCAGAACGGCTGCCTAACGGAGCACGTATGCGCAAAATTGACGGAACTACTTACTACGAATACAATGGTACTTATTATAAACCGGATCTTGATGATAACGGCGACCGTATTTACGTAGTAGTGGGAAGAAATGGTGAGCTAAATACCGGCGATGCGGCCAGTGCAACACGTAGTGACAACGCTTATCCCGGGGATTATGAAAATAATGACGGCGATGAAACAGATGCGGAGGCTCCCTATGATGCAGCAGATGCAGCCGGCGATACGGATGATACTACAACCGGCAATGCTTATTACAACCACCCGCAGGTAGGCGATCAGTTTGATCAGTTGCCCAAAAATTCGCAGGCCGTTACAGTAGATGGAAAAAAACAGTACCGTTCACCGGCAGGGACCTACTATAAGGAAGTAACTATAGAAGGGAAGCTGTTGTATGAAGTGGTACGTTCAAAATAG
- a CDS encoding acetyl-CoA C-acyltransferase: MQEAYIVAGYRTAVGKAKKGGFRFYRPDDLAITVIKGLMASVPQLDPKRVDDVLVGNAVPEAEQGLQVARIISARALGIEVPGATVNRYCASGLETIAMATAKIRTGQADCIIAGGTESMSLVPASGWKTVPSYSIASDEPDYYLNMGLTAEAVSKEFNITREAADSFSYQSHQKAINAIQNGYFKEGILPIEVEEVYVDNKGKRQVKKFVVDTDEGPRSDTSMEALQKLKPVFAANGVVTAGNSSQTSDGAAFVVVMSESMMNELQLQPIGKLVASAVAGVHPRIMGVGPVAAIPKALARAGLSLNDIDLIELNEAFGAQALAVIQEAGLNPEIVNINGGAIALGHPLGCTGCKLTMQILGDLKRLNKKYGMVTACVGGGQGIAGIIERF; this comes from the coding sequence ATGCAGGAAGCATATATCGTCGCCGGTTACCGTACCGCAGTCGGCAAAGCCAAAAAAGGCGGGTTCCGTTTTTATCGCCCGGACGACCTGGCGATCACTGTGATCAAAGGACTGATGGCATCCGTGCCGCAACTGGATCCCAAACGGGTGGATGACGTGCTGGTGGGAAATGCAGTACCGGAAGCCGAACAGGGTTTGCAGGTGGCACGCATCATCTCCGCCCGCGCACTGGGCATCGAAGTTCCCGGAGCAACCGTCAACCGGTACTGTGCCTCCGGACTGGAAACCATCGCCATGGCAACGGCCAAGATCCGCACCGGTCAGGCAGACTGCATTATCGCCGGCGGCACCGAAAGCATGAGCCTGGTACCTGCATCAGGATGGAAAACCGTACCTTCCTATTCCATCGCCAGCGATGAACCGGATTATTACCTTAATATGGGACTGACCGCAGAAGCCGTATCAAAGGAATTTAATATTACCCGCGAAGCCGCGGACAGCTTCAGCTACCAGTCGCACCAGAAAGCCATCAACGCCATTCAGAACGGCTATTTTAAAGAGGGCATCCTTCCCATTGAAGTGGAAGAGGTATACGTAGATAACAAAGGAAAACGCCAGGTGAAAAAATTTGTGGTGGATACCGATGAAGGCCCCCGCTCCGATACTTCGATGGAGGCATTACAAAAACTGAAACCGGTATTTGCGGCCAACGGCGTGGTAACGGCAGGAAATTCTTCCCAAACCAGCGACGGCGCTGCCTTTGTGGTGGTAATGAGTGAATCCATGATGAACGAACTGCAGCTGCAACCCATCGGAAAACTGGTGGCCAGCGCTGTGGCCGGCGTGCACCCGCGTATCATGGGCGTAGGTCCCGTGGCCGCTATTCCCAAAGCACTGGCGCGGGCCGGACTATCCTTAAACGATATTGATCTTATCGAACTGAATGAGGCCTTCGGAGCACAGGCACTGGCTGTGATACAGGAGGCAGGATTGAATCCGGAAATTGTGAATATAAACGGCGGTGCCATAGCATTGGGACACCCGCTGGGCTGCACCGGTTGCAAGCTCACGATGCAGATACTGGGAGACCTGAAACGCCTGAACAAAAAATACGGAATGGTTACCGCCTGTGTCGGCGGCGGACAGGGAATCGCAGGTATCATCGAACGTTTTTAA
- a CDS encoding SusC/RagA family TonB-linked outer membrane protein has product MRKSFFNKVFLLFMLLCLSLLGQAQVKTITGTVTSGEGAPLAGVTVTAGTAATATNDAGAYKIQASEGSSMTFSFVGYASQTVVVGSEDTISIVLQSGQSNLDEVVVVGYGTQRKGNLTGAVSTVDLGKSLSSRPIADVGRALQGAASGLSITVPSGEVGSDPLIKIRGQVGSLNGGSAPLILLDNVEIPSIQVVNPTDIESITVLKDAASASIYGAKAAFGVILITTKKGSGTGKPIVYYTNNFSWQNVWKDLKMADVNGLRYTVDAAERIGTFTPVGAFYYVDRASYEKAVEWKNKYGGSIGPDDPTVFGRDWYVQGASNQKMGVRTYDPYDYMVREWAPTAQHNLSIGARTGKTSYNIGLGTLDQSGMLKPAKLDNFRRDNASLRVSSEINKYLTVRAGAIYSARNKQYAYATNSTTADPWLYLYRWSSLYPLGKDENGDPIRSPESEIAAANTASIKTKYMNLNLGATVHIMKNWRFDFDYTYTDQDEIWSRPGTRFTARNSWVAPKERLDADGNPVYVNSEGQIVAATDPGAIKAFDLSSETYTAPGSNPDHFARTVTNFYSSTINAYTTYNWKIEDDHNFKFLLGVNRVAGTTEWQSSQINNLSNIENPQFPFGTGTETVAGDKTWEAQLGYFGRINYAFRNKYLLEGNLRYDGSSKFPSDLWWRWYPSFSAGWVATEETFMNWAKPVLSFLKIRGSWGSIGDQTVPNNLYLPIMPSGKSTWINAVGARVPYVGSPLAIDPNIYWQNIVSSNIGFDMGFFENKINVSFDLFKRNTDDMIVPLEGIPFTFGATPPLGNYGSLSTKGWELTVDFNHRFENGLGINLRGNISDARTILTKIGTGKQVNGNYDGKDIGEIWGYRTDRLYQYADFELDGNGKPILITLTADESPLYAGRKAYKLKAGPNGEKPVYQPYLQNSDNFFFGPGDVKFKDINGDGEINDGKGSLSDHGDLQVIGNSTPRYEWGAWVGLDYKGVDISAFFQGVGKREIWGVGFLTTPGFNASDGAMPEAIASNYWRPDNTGAFYPAAYNNAGANNSNNMQVQDRYLLNMAYTRLKNLTLGYTLPESLTKKIWVNSLRVYGALENFFTWDHLGDLPIDPESISGYSMWNTSNYNSGRTGTGIPAFKSFSFGLQLIF; this is encoded by the coding sequence ATGAGAAAGAGTTTTTTCAACAAGGTATTCCTGCTTTTTATGCTGCTCTGCTTATCCCTCCTGGGGCAGGCGCAGGTAAAAACGATTACAGGAACGGTTACTTCCGGAGAAGGTGCTCCGCTGGCCGGAGTTACGGTGACTGCAGGAACTGCTGCCACAGCAACAAACGACGCTGGTGCCTATAAGATACAGGCTTCGGAAGGCAGTAGCATGACTTTTTCTTTCGTTGGATATGCTAGTCAAACAGTTGTGGTTGGTAGTGAGGATACGATCTCGATTGTACTGCAGTCCGGACAATCTAATCTGGATGAGGTTGTGGTAGTAGGTTATGGTACGCAAAGAAAAGGGAACCTCACTGGTGCTGTATCAACGGTGGATCTGGGTAAATCACTTTCCAGCAGACCGATTGCAGATGTGGGAAGAGCGCTGCAAGGTGCGGCATCCGGTCTCAGTATTACCGTTCCCAGTGGTGAGGTGGGTTCAGATCCACTGATTAAAATAAGAGGGCAGGTAGGTTCATTAAATGGAGGCAGCGCGCCGCTGATCCTCTTGGATAATGTGGAGATACCCAGCATTCAGGTAGTGAATCCAACAGATATTGAATCCATCACTGTGCTGAAAGATGCAGCTTCAGCATCTATTTATGGTGCGAAAGCTGCTTTTGGTGTGATACTTATTACTACAAAGAAAGGATCAGGCACCGGGAAACCTATTGTTTACTATACCAACAACTTTAGCTGGCAGAATGTATGGAAAGATCTGAAGATGGCCGATGTGAACGGTCTGAGATATACCGTGGATGCCGCAGAGCGAATTGGGACTTTTACCCCTGTAGGTGCTTTTTATTATGTAGACAGGGCCAGTTACGAAAAGGCCGTGGAATGGAAGAACAAATATGGCGGCAGTATCGGACCGGATGATCCGACCGTGTTTGGCCGGGACTGGTATGTGCAGGGAGCTAGTAATCAAAAAATGGGAGTAAGAACTTATGATCCTTATGATTATATGGTAAGGGAATGGGCGCCCACGGCACAGCATAATTTATCCATTGGTGCCCGAACAGGAAAGACCTCATACAATATTGGTCTTGGAACATTAGATCAAAGTGGCATGCTGAAGCCCGCTAAATTGGATAATTTCAGGCGGGATAACGCGTCTCTGCGAGTATCGAGCGAGATAAATAAATACCTGACTGTTCGCGCCGGTGCTATTTACTCTGCAAGGAATAAGCAGTATGCTTACGCGACCAACTCTACTACTGCAGACCCCTGGCTTTACCTGTACCGGTGGAGTTCTTTGTACCCGCTTGGCAAAGATGAAAATGGTGATCCCATACGCAGCCCCGAAAGTGAGATAGCTGCAGCCAACACAGCTAGTATAAAGACAAAGTATATGAATTTGAACCTGGGAGCTACTGTTCACATTATGAAGAACTGGAGGTTTGATTTTGACTATACCTATACCGATCAGGATGAAATATGGAGCAGGCCTGGTACCAGGTTTACAGCACGAAACTCCTGGGTGGCGCCGAAAGAACGACTCGATGCCGATGGAAATCCTGTGTATGTAAACAGCGAAGGACAGATTGTTGCTGCCACTGATCCCGGAGCCATAAAGGCTTTTGATCTTTCTTCAGAAACGTATACAGCTCCCGGTTCAAATCCTGATCATTTTGCGCGCACCGTCACAAATTTTTACAGCAGCACTATTAACGCCTATACGACCTATAATTGGAAAATAGAAGACGATCATAATTTTAAATTTTTACTAGGTGTTAACCGGGTGGCCGGTACAACAGAATGGCAGTCTTCACAAATAAACAACTTATCTAATATAGAGAACCCCCAATTCCCCTTTGGTACGGGTACAGAAACGGTGGCCGGCGACAAAACCTGGGAGGCTCAACTAGGCTATTTTGGCCGCATTAACTATGCATTTAGGAATAAGTACCTGTTGGAAGGCAACCTGCGTTATGACGGATCTTCTAAATTTCCGTCTGATTTATGGTGGAGATGGTATCCATCATTTTCCGCAGGCTGGGTAGCCACAGAAGAAACATTTATGAATTGGGCAAAACCCGTACTAAGTTTCTTAAAGATCCGGGGTTCATGGGGGTCTATCGGTGATCAAACAGTACCTAATAATTTATACCTTCCCATTATGCCCAGCGGCAAATCAACCTGGATCAACGCAGTTGGAGCCAGAGTGCCATATGTTGGGTCACCTTTGGCCATCGATCCCAATATCTACTGGCAGAATATTGTAAGTTCAAATATTGGTTTCGATATGGGTTTCTTCGAAAATAAGATCAATGTATCCTTTGATCTGTTTAAAAGAAATACCGATGATATGATCGTCCCTCTTGAAGGCATCCCCTTCACTTTTGGCGCTACTCCGCCCTTAGGTAATTATGGCTCATTAAGCACAAAGGGCTGGGAGTTAACAGTAGATTTTAATCACAGGTTTGAAAACGGGCTTGGCATTAACCTGAGAGGAAATATTTCAGATGCAAGAACTATTTTAACTAAGATAGGTACCGGTAAGCAGGTCAACGGAAATTATGATGGAAAAGATATCGGAGAAATATGGGGATATCGTACAGACAGGTTATATCAATACGCTGATTTTGAACTGGATGGTAATGGCAAACCTATCCTGATAACTCTTACCGCGGATGAAAGCCCATTATATGCCGGCAGAAAAGCATATAAACTAAAAGCAGGCCCGAACGGAGAAAAGCCCGTATATCAACCTTACTTACAAAACTCTGATAATTTCTTTTTCGGCCCGGGTGATGTGAAATTCAAGGATATTAATGGAGATGGTGAAATAAATGATGGTAAAGGATCGCTGAGCGATCATGGTGACCTTCAAGTGATAGGGAATTCAACCCCGCGTTATGAATGGGGTGCATGGGTGGGATTGGATTACAAAGGCGTTGATATCAGTGCATTCTTCCAGGGTGTTGGTAAGCGCGAGATATGGGGGGTAGGCTTTTTAACCACTCCTGGTTTTAATGCGAGTGATGGTGCAATGCCTGAAGCTATTGCAAGTAATTACTGGCGGCCTGATAATACGGGCGCTTTTTATCCGGCTGCTTATAATAATGCCGGTGCTAATAATTCAAATAATATGCAGGTACAGGACAGGTACCTGCTGAATATGGCATACACCAGGCTGAAAAATCTTACATTGGGTTATACGCTGCCGGAAAGTTTAACGAAGAAAATTTGGGTCAACTCGTTAAGAGTGTATGGCGCATTAGAGAATTTCTTTACCTGGGATCACCTGGGCGATCTCCCGATAGACCCTGAAAGCATTAGCGGTTATTCTATGTGGAATACGAGCAATTATAACTCAGGCCGCACCGGAACCGGTATTCCTGCATTTAAATCCTTTTCATTTGGTCTTCAATTGATTTTTTAA
- a CDS encoding cytochrome d ubiquinol oxidase subunit II: MKRNYYLLSGLLLLFSLLSGILTSGISFVGRVGVNTFYKNYRFFKTWWQAALVCLILFVVVTLLLYWIDKKFKGSRRVLLLTFFLFLFLVGLYLTYSDFRNALSHRWLGERFHLGVYLYWIGFCISDLFFLTTTPPSGIADLPATTEEL, from the coding sequence ATGAAACGAAACTATTACCTTCTCTCCGGGTTATTGCTCCTCTTTTCGCTGCTGTCCGGGATACTGACATCCGGAATTTCTTTTGTAGGCCGTGTCGGTGTCAATACGTTTTACAAAAACTACCGCTTTTTTAAAACCTGGTGGCAGGCGGCGCTGGTATGTCTGATACTCTTTGTAGTTGTGACCCTGCTGTTGTACTGGATCGACAAAAAATTCAAAGGAAGCAGACGTGTGCTGTTGCTGACGTTCTTCCTGTTCTTGTTCCTGGTAGGCCTGTACCTGACCTATTCCGATTTCCGCAACGCGCTCTCACATCGGTGGCTGGGTGAACGTTTTCACCTGGGTGTCTACCTCTATTGGATTGGCTTTTGCATCAGCGACCTGTTTTTTCTTACCACTACACCGCCGTCGGGCATTGCAGATCTGCCGGCGACGACAGAAGAACTTTAA